The segment CCAGTCCAGACCCACTGATCTTGTGGGCTCTTGGTGGGCTCCCTCCAGTGTGGGGATTCCTGTCCATACTTGGGCTCTCCAGTCAGGTGCAGTGGGGCCTCTGACTCTCACAGCTCCCGGAGCAGAGCTAGGAAAAGGCCTCAGGAGAATCTTCAACCCCTTTAATGACCCGTTCTTTCTACCCCCTCCCTTGCCCCTCCATGAAGTCAAACTGAGGGCAGCATTCCCAGGTCTCAGTTCCTAGTGCCGAACAAAGCGTAGAGATCGGGAGTTGAGCAGGTCTTCAGGATCAGGGAAGACAGAGTCGAGACGGAAGCCATGCTCCAGAGCCACCCGcagcacctcctccaggaagctgggTGTGCCCACCACCTCCCGTGGCTCTCCTGGTGCCCCGGTCCACAGTGGCTGCAGCCCTAGTCTGCGGTACTCCACTTCGGGGAGTTCCGCAGGGCGGGGAGCCCATTCCAGACGGAAGTGTGGGCCTCCCTCTGCCCTGTCCTCATTGGTCACACCAAATCGGGCCCGCAGGGCACCCAGACACTCAGGATCGGTGCAGAAGAGATTGGCCCGGAAGGTGTCCACCTGGACAGAACTCAGCTCATAGTGGTGTGGGCCTCGACGAGCAGAGAAGTGCACCAGGCGGGGGCTGCTATCTACATCTGCATGGAGCAGGGCGGCTGTGGGAGCTGGGGTCCCCCGAGAGGCCTCCAGTTCCCGCAGGGCATCCAGGAGGGGTCGGATCTGGTAAAAGTCCGCCTCTGCCCTGAGAAGCGCTGTCTCCCCATATCCAAGGGGCAGGTCTAGGCGGCCCAGCCGGAGGAAATTGAGGATGTGCCGGAAGGCCTTGCCATCTCGATCGATGAAGTAGTGGCCACCTCCCTCGGGATTGAGGTTGGGAGTCATGGGGGTACCAGCCCTAAACATGGCCCCCAGCATGGAGTCTGGGAATCGAGTCAAGGTCTCCAACGTGGTGGAATATAGCGTTCCCCCGACATTCAGGGTCACGGGGCCCCCGAAGGAGGGGGGCGAAGAGGGCACAGGAGGAGGAGAAATTTTGAGGAGTATAGAAGACACcgaaagagaagaaaaggtagAACTTCCTGGGTGTGTGCAGAAGTGGGTGGTAAGGTTCAGACTGTCTCTGAGTGGGAGGCACAAGTTGGAGTACAAGGCAGCAAGATTTGGGGCTCACCCTAGCTGCCTTGGTGGTGGGGGATGGTTTCTGGGCACAGAGACGCCGGAAAGGTCGAGAGAAcagatgaaaagagctgagggaAGTCAGGTACGGGAGATATAGATCCGGTTCTGGGTGGTCAGCGATTCCTTTCTGTGGTCTTCAGACAGTGGCTTTCCAGAATCCAACCAGCAGGTGACGGTGGCGAGCACAAGGCCGACTCTGAAGGGTCCAGCTTCTCGGGCAGATCGCTGTCACTGTGGGCAAGTCCACGCAGGGCTCCGGGGGCCAGTTTGAGGCCTTTCCTTGCCTGACTCTGGCGCGGGTCCCAGGAGATGGAGGCGAGGCTGATCGGAGCCGATGGCGGGGGTGCCTCTGTATCGGCTGGGGACCGCAGATGCACGTTCAGTACAAGCTGGGAGTGTCTGAGGCCTCCGATGGAAGCAGCCGGGAGTCTCGGGACCCGGGCGCCAACGCCTTCCTCTGGTTTGGCTGCAACCGCTTAAGTCCTCTCCGCCCCCAGGAAGTGGCCTAAGGGCAGCGGCCGGGGGCCCTTTAAGAGGCAGCCCCGCCCCCTGGGCGCCCCGCCCCTCGCCCCCGCCCCGCCGGCGGTGGAAGCCGAATGGCGAACCAGAGAGACGGGGCCGACAGGCTGGACCAGCGCACGCTAGCGGGGGTGGGTTCCTGAGGGTGACTCAGTCACGTCGTTCCGGATGTACCCGCGACGGCCCCACGGGCCCCCAGGTGTGCCCGACCTCACGTCTGCAATTCAGTGGACGCCGGCATCTCCTATCCCGCCGCTCAAGAAACTGAGGGCCGGACGGCAGGGGTTGAGGACCCGTTCCTTTTCAGTCACTCCCCGGGGGAATTCCCGAGGGGGCGGGTGCTGAGCATCCACATTCCAGGGATGCCTCCGGGCCAGGGTGGCCTGAGCCCGGATGCCAGCCGCCCCCCTCTTCCCAAGGCTAGACCCAACCCACGCCACGCAAGCCGCCTCTGCTTAGCCGGACGGGTCGGGCCACGTCGCCTGAGCCCGCGAGCCCCCGCCCTAGAGGCCGAAGCTCCCACTTCACTCCCAAGAGTTGCCCCTCCAGTGACTCCAGTTCAAAAACTCCCAATCGCTCCTGCACCCCAAGAGTCGCAGTGCCCTATATCTCACCAGCCGGAAGGGGGTGGCCAATAAATGAACTTTGAAGAGCAAAGCACAAAGGCTTTAATGGAAAGGGCGGGCGGTAGGGAGGGAAGGGATGGGGGTCCGAGCCCTTGAAGGCCTGGGATCAAAGCGTGTGGAGGTCATGACTACGCCGGCTCAGCTTCTCCGGGTCGTCAGATGCCATGAGGGAGAAATCACGGAAGATGTCAAGATATGTCTCGTCTCCtgaggggagggagaaagggcTGAGAGGCTGGGTCCTAGCACAAATAGCACAATAGGGACAGCCCGGCCTGGTAAAAGCACGCGCTTCCAACGTGGGTGGAGGAGATGTCTGTACTGTCAGGGCAGCGCCCTCGCCTATTCTTTGCTTTGTTTCAAGGACCTGGAGCGTAGGATGCGCCCAATacgtatttgttgaataaataatgtAATTGATCAATGAAGCTGAGGACAAGGAGTTGGGGACAGGTCACCAGGGGCCAGAAGCCCACAGTTACAATGTTGTGCAGGGCGGAGGGGAGGTGTACTTTACcagcctggccctgggctgcGTCGGCCTCCCGCATTTTTGCCAATCGTAGCCTGAAGGGGGAGAGAATTAAGGAATGAATGACattctcaccccacccccaccctcgccTTCCCATCCTTTGAGCTGGGTTGTTTCATTCACCTGTTTCCTCAGGGTCTAGTACTTTAAAGATGCCCGACAACGTTAATGAATAATGCCTCTCTCAGAATAAATCACCAAGGAAGGTGAGTTTATTCTTCCTACTCCAAGCCTCAGTCAACACCTGGAGGAGCCTTTCTCAGTCTGGTCCAGGAgctggccccgcccctccccgcctgGCAAGCTGGGGTCTGGCGTAAGCCCCGCCCAAGTGGATAGTGTAAGCGCGAGCCCCGCCTCCCCAGGCACCCTCACAGAGTGACGATGTCAGCGTTGGCTGTTTCCACGGCGATGGTCAGGGGGTCTCTGCCTTCAGAGTCTCGAACTCCCAGATCGGCTCCCCGTTTCAGAAACAGGCAGGCCAGCCTGTACAAGATAGCCAAGTTCAGCCGGCCCCTCACCCCGTCTGGAGCCTTCCTCCCGAGGCCATCATCCCTGTTGTCCCTACCCCGTGTGGCCAAGAATTGTCGCGTGGTGGAGCGGGCCCCGGCCTTGGTTGTCCACCTGGTTCACGTTTGCCCCGTTCTGGAGGAGAAACTCACAGGCCAGAAGAGAATTCTGCATGGAGAAATAGAGAAGGGGGAGAGACGTGGCAAATTAGagacaaattaaaagatattttggaGTTGGGTCAGTTCAGTGGTATGGGATGGCaggctctgcttttttttttttttttaagctttatttattggccacaccACGGGACACATGGGATCTGTTCTCCaataagggattgaacccgcagcccctgccttggaagcacagaatcttaaccactggaccaccaccagggaagtccctctgctcTGGCTCTTTACATGTATTACATCCATAGTACAACCTAATAAGGCatgttatccctattttacagatgaggaaacaggcacaaGGAGGTTCACAGCTGTAAGTGGTGAGGGTCTGGATCCAAACCAGGTTTCTCAGCCTCCAAATCTCACCCTCTTAGCAATCAGGCTCTACTGGTTATCACTCCctaggggctggggagagggttaAGAGCTGGGACCAAGgtcaggagagggaagagaggaggagacCAAAGGTGGTGTAGGGAGGTCACCAAGACTCTCACAGCAGCTGTGGCCTGGATCAGCGGTGTGGCATTCTCCTGACCCCCGTTGACCCAGTTGACATCGGCTCCATGGGCAAGGGCATCAGCCATGGTGGGAAGGGATGGAGGGTGCCCAGCAGCTCGAAAGAGCAGGGCCCCAGGGTGCAGGCTCTGCAGGTCCTCAGAGGGGGGCTCTGTGAAAGGGAACCAGCTATGAACCTGGGAAGAAAACCCTCAGCACAGACCCCTGATATTGTGACGGGATAGGTCACTTCTCAATTGTGGGGAGGACTCCAAGACCAGGAATTGTGGTGGGGGGTGATGGAGGGTGTGAGAGGATATGGCCAGGTCCCTAGGCATATAGAATAGACACATCTTTCACTTCTTCCTGTCTGACCACCTCAACTGGCGGGGATGTTGAGGGTGAGCTGATAGTCAACCTCAGCTCTCTTGATTCCCTCTCTTCCAGCCAAGCTCTCACCCTCATCCACAGGCCTCTGGAGACCTTCACTCATTCTCCTGACTCATCTTAGGCTGTTGGCACCCTCACACAGCCCTTCCTGCTTCCTCCCAGCCCCATGGTCCTTCCCATCTTTCACTTTAATCCCTGAAACTCTTGCCTTATAAAACCAGAGCTGGTACGGTCTGGCCCCCCGAACATTCTCAAGGGGAAGACCTGGACCCAGGACTCTGTGCCTCCCCACTGGGCTTGGCACTGTGCTGAGTGCCCAGCAGGCGCTCACAGATGCCCAACCAACCAACCGTATACCTGGCTTGGATCTGAAGCTCCCCGGCTTGGGCCTGATAAGCCCTGGCTTTGGGGGCACAGGAGGATGTCCCCTGGGGGGCCCCCGGCCACCTCTTCGCCCTCGAATCTCGGGAAGCTTAGTCAGGAACTTCTTCTCCACGTATTTAGCATGAATCCAGGCCTCCTTCTCTTGCCTGGCGGGGGAGCGTTGCAGGGGAAGGAGACAGTCTTCCCTCCTCTCGTCCtgggccctcctccctccctccccacatggAGGGTGGCCCCAGCCTCACCGGGAGCAGCTGGGTCCTGGCTTCTTCACAGCCATGGCCTCCACTCGGGCTTCATAGATCTGGTTTATGACGACATTTCCCAGCTCACACATGAGCTGCAGACGGCCCAGGTAGAGGCAGAGACAGACAGGTAGGGTGTGGGTGAGTGTCTGAGCCCTCAGGACTCTGCAGCCCTGCCcttaccccacccccacacactcaACAGCATCCCAAGTCACCTTCACGAGTTCCGGCTCCCATGAGTCAAGGGTCAGAGACCGGACTTTGGAGAAATGAACTCCAAGGCTCCTGGAGAGCAAGGGGAGATATGTTAGGCCCTCTGTGGGGGCAGCTGCTACTCCTGAAAAGACTTAGGGGCAAGGTCCTGCGTGTGGGGGCCTAGGCAGAGGCGCTGGGCCAGGAGGCAGAGGGCAGCCAGGGCCACGTGGTCTTGACCTGGATCGAGCAAGATTCGCCTGTTCACcattccctctcctcccttctcctcatCCTCTCCAGCCACCTCCCCTCTCTCCAGGTATTTTGGCCTGGACAACTCTTGCCATgccactcccctcccccctcccccctgaGGGCTGTATAGACCTGCTAAGGCCTCATAACATcatctctctctgcttttcatcAGCTCCCCAACCCTCAGCAGTCCtgaccccacccctcctccagacAAGTCAATCAACTCCCCTGGGTGTCCTCCTGCCCTGGCCAGACCAGGATACGGAGGGGCTGGGCCCACCTGGGTCCACCTTGGGCCCCACAGGCTCGGCCCAGGTAACAGGCAGAGTGCGAGAGGAAACCCAGGCAAGTCTCCCGCCCCCAACCCAGGAGGAGCAGGGGCCCACGCTTGGGACCCTGGGGGGAGAGACCTGTGAATGCCAGAGCACTGAATGCAGAGGGTGACGCCGAGGTTGATGCTGGCCCACTCAGGGGCGGGCTCCCGGCAGTCACAGCACTGGGCATTGCCGTCCACGCTCTGCACCTGGGCTGCCACGTGCCCCACTCCACCAGGCTCTCTTCCCCTGGTCAACCCACCAGGGCCCAGGGTGGCAGCGGAGCTTATGGCCCGGTGTCCTGAGCTCTGGGGGGACAGGGGAAGAAAGAGTGACTCCGAGGGAAGGGATGTCCTAGCTCACTGGGCAGCCCAGCCCTGCACCGCCAGTTAAGGTACCTGGCCTAGACCCCGGGGGCTGTCATCAAGGCGAGCCTGGCTGAAGGCTGTGGCGATGCTGCTCTGCACGGCGCTGACCCACAGCTGCATGAGGCGCTCTGAGTCAGCCTGCAGGAGGCAGGACCTGGACCAGAGGGGAATGGAGAGCAGGGAGGGGACTGAGGCTTAGGGAGTCAAGTGGCAGGATGGGCAAGCTGACATTCAGCAAGTGTGCGGCTGGTGCCAGTCATATGGAAATACCTCTGCACCAATTGGTAATACCCTTCTAGATATGCCCCTTTGCCCTATACTCTCCAGGGTTAACATCTGGGGCAGCATGAGGGGCCTCCAAGACCCTTGCCAGCCGGTAAGATTGAGACACACAGGCCATCAGCCCTGGGCACTGTACTCACTTGCTGGGGGACACGACCTCAAAGCAGAACCGTCTTTCTGAGTCAGGACAGAGCTTCACTGTGCAGAGGCGAAGGTCATCCACCACCACGGTCACAGGGTCCTGGCGGGGGGAGGGCAGATGTCCAGGCAGCCACAGCAGGGCTGAGTCCTCCTGGGGCCCAGTAGCCAGGACCCAGCCTACTCACCTTGTACCTCTTCTGATAGACCAGTTGGTTGCTCTGAATAGTGAACCAGCGTCTGGAAGAGGTGGAAATAGCATTCGTGATGTGGGGGTATGGCTCAGGAGAGGGACAGGAGGAATATGGTGCTCTCAGCTTCATAGAATCTCACTGAGAAGAGAGAGCCCTGGGCTGCCCATCCCAGGAGATGCTGCAGAGGAGGGGCAGCCGGGGACCTGTAAGGGGTGCTGATCACATCTCAGCACCCAGTTGTGATAGATTCACAAAGACAAGTTTCCAGCAGATGGCAGTAAAAATGCTTTGTCTAATAAAATAATTACTACAACGTTTTGGCAAATATAAGTATCTTGGAGAAGGGGCTCCGTTTCTTAATTTGCACAAAGATCCCTCAGGGGCTGGCGGTGGCCCTGGAAGGGGAAGGGGTCACATCAGAGCAGGTCACAACCCTGCTCCACACCCTCCCATGGCGCCCCACTTCCCTCAGAGCACAGCCAACAAGGCCATCATGATTCACACCCCATTAGCTCCACCTGCATCTTCtaccacttcctcctccctccctctgtccacACCCAGGGCCTCCCCTCTGTTCCTGGaaccctccaggttcctcagGGCCTTGGAAGGGCTCCTCCTTAGGCCTAGAACATTCTCCCCCTAGATATCCTTCCAGTCCTCACTCAGCAGTCACCTTTCCAGGAGGCCTAGACTGACCACCCTACTCAAAGTCACAGCTCCTTTCCGGCTGTGTCCACATtgcttctttgttgttttttgccTATGGTATTCTTACCGTCTAAGATAACATGTAATTCACTTAATTACCATATCACTGTGTATCTTTGCTGATGGAATATAAAGTCTCTGAAGGaagcagtggggtggggggtaggggcaGTCTGTCTGTTTTTCCTGGCTGCATTTAACACatggtgtgtgcatgcgtgcatgctcagttgcttcagtcatgtccgactctttgtgaccctatggactatagcccaccaggctcctctctcgatgggattttccaggcaagaatactggactggattgtcatgccctcctcaaggagatcttcccaacccagggattgaacccaggtctcctctactgcaggaggattctttacccagtgaaccacctgggaagccccatttaacaCACTATAACCActcaaaaaaacccccaaaaccgaTTGGGATGTTCATTCCTCACCTGCTCCAGGTCTTAAATGCATTGCTGGCCCTTTTGAAGAGATGTCCTTCCATGACCAAGCCACCAGGCCCCTCCTTTAGGCTTGGCTCTGGCTCCTCCCCACCCAGCTCCTGGGGGCACAAAAGTGTCAAAGGGCAACTGAAGTGGGCAGAGACCAAGGGCCCAGGGCTGTCCGCCTCCTGTCTGCAGCCCCAGTCCTCACCTTCTGTTTTAGCAGCACATGTCTCTGCTCCATGTCCCTCTTCTCGCGGGCTGAATTCAGGACCAGCTGGTGTAACTAAGCACAGGAGGGGTATCTCAGATGGCCCCACCCTCACCCAGAGTCATCTCAaagccccttccctccctcttccacCTTCCTGCTCCCTGGGGCTCTACCTGGCCACCCAGCTCCTTGCGATACTGGGCCAGCTGGCTCAGCTCCTCATGGCCCTGCTGGAAATGGGTAGCCTGGGCCTCCACCAAACGCAGCACCTGGGGACAAGGTGGGCAGGGGGCAGACCCTTCTCTTTCCCCGGTCCCTCATGCTATCAGcaggctcctccccacccccacccccacccccacctcgaCTCACAAACTCCATGATGTCAAacttcctcttgtcctcaatcacATTGATCTGAGAGCCCAAAAGATCTCAGGTCAGTCTTGAAGACACAGACCCAACCCCTCCCACTGCACACCAGTGACTCCAGACTCAAGGTGATTGAGGCCCTGGTACCCCAGGAGGACAGGTAGGGGCAGGCACCTGCAGGGCATAGTCCAGGGCCCGGCCCCGGTACCCAGCTCGAGCAAGCTTCAAAGCAGCTCCAGCCTCTTCTGCCTCCTGGGCCCGGCGCCTGGGAACCTCTGCATTGTGGGTAAGAGCAGCCTCCAGGCTCTCGGCCCCCCGCCAGAAATCCCGGCCAGCCTCTCGGAAGCTCCGGAGACCTCTGGAGGTGTAGGAATAACACAGAATTACCCATACACCCACCGACCCCAGCAGAGAAATCCCTAAGGTGCATTCACAGCCTTGTAGCTATGGACACTCAGGACTTTGAGGGGATCCTTGAGACAGGGGATAATGATCAGGCCACCAGAAGCCTCCAATCTCACAACTCCTTTATTCAGGGAGGCCCCCATGGCAGTGGGAGAGGCCAGAAGACTGGTTTCCTTCCCAACTCACTCCTTGACCAAGGTCTGAATTTGCCGCTGCAGTGTGTGCTGGGTGGCGTCGAGAAGCTCCTGAGGGAAGCAGAAGTTGGCAGGTGGGGGTCAGGACCACAGACTTTCTTGCTCCCCCAACCAGGCCACCCCCCAACTTACAGCATGGCTGTCCAGCTTGTGGCTCAGGCTCTGAGTGAATTTGTCCAGACACTCCTAGGCAAGAAGATGCAGAAAGAGAGTACCAGACAAGGGCAGTCGGGTCCTCCCACCCCAAGACCTCTGACCTGGGGCTGGCAGACCCCAGACCGACCCTCCCCTCACCTTCCCCAGGGTCTCTTCCACATCCCAGACCCCACCACAGCCTGGTCTGGACCCTCCACATACCGCCATCATGGGCTCTGGTGGTCCCAAGTGGGCAAGATCACAAATGCCCACGATGAAGGCCCGGCTGGCGGCAAGGTAGTGCCGCCCACTTTCCAGGAGGCCATTCCCCAGTTTGAGGAGCTGGGAAACAACAGAGCAACAGGGAGTCGTGCCGGTGCTGCTCCTCTCCTGTCTGACTTGTCTCCCCCTTCCCAGGGCTgtgcccctccctcccccacctacACTTCTCTGCGGCCCagtctgctttct is part of the Bubalus kerabau isolate K-KA32 ecotype Philippines breed swamp buffalo chromosome 4, PCC_UOA_SB_1v2, whole genome shotgun sequence genome and harbors:
- the KCTD11 gene encoding BTB/POZ domain-containing protein KCTD11, with amino-acid sequence MLGAMFRAGTPMTPNLNPEGGGHYFIDRDGKAFRHILNFLRLGRLDLPLGYGETALLRAEADFYQIRPLLDALRELEASRGTPAPTAALLHADVDSSPRLVHFSARRGPHHYELSSVQVDTFRANLFCTDPECLGALRARFGVTNEDRAEGGPHFRLEWAPRPAELPEVEYRRLGLQPLWTGAPGEPREVVGTPSFLEEVLRVALEHGFRLDSVFPDPEDLLNSRSLRFVRH
- the ACAP1 gene encoding arf-GAP with coiled-coil, ANK repeat and PH domain-containing protein 1 isoform X3, whose translation is MTVKLDFEECLKDSPRFRASVELVEAEVSELETRLEKECLDKFTQSLSHKLDSHAELLDATQHTLQRQIQTLVKEGLRSFREAGRDFWRGAESLEAALTHNAEVPRRRAQEAEEAGAALKLARAGYRGRALDYALQINVIEDKRKFDIMEFVLRLVEAQATHFQQGHEELSQLAQYRKELGGQLHQLVLNSAREKRDMEQRHVLLKQKELGGEEPEPSLKEGPGGLVMEGHLFKRASNAFKTWSRRWFTIQSNQLVYQKRYKDPVTVVVDDLRLCTVKLCPDSERRFCFEVVSPSKSCLLQADSERLMQLWVSAVQSSIATAFSQARLDDSPRGLGQSSGHRAISSAATLGPGGLTRGREPGGVGHVAAQVQSVDGNAQCCDCREPAPEWASINLGVTLCIQCSGIHRSLGVHFSKVRSLTLDSWEPELVKLMCELGNVVINQIYEARVEAMAVKKPGPSCSRQEKEAWIHAKYVEKKFLTKLPEIRGRRGGRGPPRGHPPVPPKPGLIRPKPGSFRSKPEPPSEDLQSLHPGALLFRAAGHPPSLPTMADALAHGADVNWVNGGQENATPLIQATAANSLLACEFLLQNGANVNQVDNQGRGPLHHATILGHTGLACLFLKRGADLGVRDSEGRDPLTIAVETANADIVTLLRLAKMREADAAQGQAGDETYLDIFRDFSLMASDDPEKLSRRSHDLHTL
- the ACAP1 gene encoding arf-GAP with coiled-coil, ANK repeat and PH domain-containing protein 1 isoform X2, coding for MTVKLDFEECLKDSPRFRASVELVEAEVSELETRLEKLLKLGNGLLESGRHYLAASRAFIVGICDLAHLGPPEPMMAECLDKFTQSLSHKLDSHAELLDATQHTLQRQIQTLVKEGLRSFREAGRDFWRGAESLEAALTHNAEVPRRRAQEAEEAGAALKLARAGYRGRALDYALQVLRLVEAQATHFQQGHEELSQLAQYRKELGGQLHQLVLNSAREKRDMEQRHVLLKQKELGGEEPEPSLKEGPGGLVMEGHLFKRASNAFKTWSRRWFTIQSNQLVYQKRYKDPVTVVVDDLRLCTVKLCPDSERRFCFEVVSPSKSCLLQADSERLMQLWVSAVQSSIATAFSQARLDDSPRGLGQSSGHRAISSAATLGPGGLTRGREPGGVGHVAAQVQSVDGNAQCCDCREPAPEWASINLGVTLCIQCSGIHRSLGVHFSKVRSLTLDSWEPELVKLMCELGNVVINQIYEARVEAMAVKKPGPSCSRQEKEAWIHAKYVEKKFLTKLPEIRGRRGGRGPPRGHPPVPPKPGLIRPKPGSFRSKPEPPSEDLQSLHPGALLFRAAGHPPSLPTMADALAHGADVNWVNGGQENATPLIQATAANSLLACEFLLQNGANVNQVDNQGRGPLHHATILGHTGLACLFLKRGADLGVRDSEGRDPLTIAVETANADIVTLLRLAKMREADAAQGQAGDETYLDIFRDFSLMASDDPEKLSRRSHDLHTL
- the ACAP1 gene encoding arf-GAP with coiled-coil, ANK repeat and PH domain-containing protein 1 isoform X1, giving the protein MTVKLDFEECLKDSPRFRASVELVEAEVSELETRLEKLLKLGNGLLESGRHYLAASRAFIVGICDLAHLGPPEPMMAECLDKFTQSLSHKLDSHAELLDATQHTLQRQIQTLVKEGLRSFREAGRDFWRGAESLEAALTHNAEVPRRRAQEAEEAGAALKLARAGYRGRALDYALQINVIEDKRKFDIMEFVLRLVEAQATHFQQGHEELSQLAQYRKELGGQLHQLVLNSAREKRDMEQRHVLLKQKELGGEEPEPSLKEGPGGLVMEGHLFKRASNAFKTWSRRWFTIQSNQLVYQKRYKDPVTVVVDDLRLCTVKLCPDSERRFCFEVVSPSKSCLLQADSERLMQLWVSAVQSSIATAFSQARLDDSPRGLGQSSGHRAISSAATLGPGGLTRGREPGGVGHVAAQVQSVDGNAQCCDCREPAPEWASINLGVTLCIQCSGIHRSLGVHFSKVRSLTLDSWEPELVKLMCELGNVVINQIYEARVEAMAVKKPGPSCSRQEKEAWIHAKYVEKKFLTKLPEIRGRRGGRGPPRGHPPVPPKPGLIRPKPGSFRSKPEPPSEDLQSLHPGALLFRAAGHPPSLPTMADALAHGADVNWVNGGQENATPLIQATAANSLLACEFLLQNGANVNQVDNQGRGPLHHATILGHTGLACLFLKRGADLGVRDSEGRDPLTIAVETANADIVTLLRLAKMREADAAQGQAGDETYLDIFRDFSLMASDDPEKLSRRSHDLHTL
- the ACAP1 gene encoding arf-GAP with coiled-coil, ANK repeat and PH domain-containing protein 1 isoform X4, whose product is MMAECLDKFTQSLSHKLDSHAELLDATQHTLQRQIQTLVKEGLRSFREAGRDFWRGAESLEAALTHNAEVPRRRAQEAEEAGAALKLARAGYRGRALDYALQINVIEDKRKFDIMEFVLRLVEAQATHFQQGHEELSQLAQYRKELGGQLHQLVLNSAREKRDMEQRHVLLKQKELGGEEPEPSLKEGPGGLVMEGHLFKRASNAFKTWSRRWFTIQSNQLVYQKRYKDPVTVVVDDLRLCTVKLCPDSERRFCFEVVSPSKSCLLQADSERLMQLWVSAVQSSIATAFSQARLDDSPRGLGQSSGHRAISSAATLGPGGLTRGREPGGVGHVAAQVQSVDGNAQCCDCREPAPEWASINLGVTLCIQCSGIHRSLGVHFSKVRSLTLDSWEPELVKLMCELGNVVINQIYEARVEAMAVKKPGPSCSRQEKEAWIHAKYVEKKFLTKLPEIRGRRGGRGPPRGHPPVPPKPGLIRPKPGSFRSKPEPPSEDLQSLHPGALLFRAAGHPPSLPTMADALAHGADVNWVNGGQENATPLIQATAANSLLACEFLLQNGANVNQVDNQGRGPLHHATILGHTGLACLFLKRGADLGVRDSEGRDPLTIAVETANADIVTLLRLAKMREADAAQGQAGDETYLDIFRDFSLMASDDPEKLSRRSHDLHTL